The following are encoded together in the Terriglobales bacterium genome:
- a CDS encoding Gfo/Idh/MocA family oxidoreductase, giving the protein MSEKSIARRDFIKQAALGTAALMVYPPRVLGANDRVRIGMIGVGGRGSELLKQIVAVPNVDLVAMADVYPRRFTEARAVVPNIQTYDDHRRLLDQKDIDGVIVASPLHIHARHFQDTIAAGKDLYSEKTMTWSIPEAEDCLKAAKNSDRVVQIGLQHESDGSLADTKKWIKDGVVGKVTMVESWMSRNSPHGKGQWVRPIPADCTAANVKWDAFLNGRPSQPFDANKFINWRLFWQFSGGNVTENLIHQIAWIMTALDLQIPTAAYMTGGVFSEKDGREVPDTIAITFDFPQDIVVNWQSTFSNSRYGLGEHLLGSDGTIEHVAGEQNMVTGKSESATRYFPEKANRKNGAALTGNTPDQNHMQNWVDCIRSRKQPNASVDIGYVSAVAGHMANLSYRRKARITWEEAKAIQPEV; this is encoded by the coding sequence GTGTCAGAGAAATCAATCGCAAGACGTGACTTCATAAAACAGGCCGCTCTAGGAACTGCGGCATTGATGGTTTATCCACCGCGTGTGCTCGGAGCAAACGACCGTGTACGAATCGGGATGATCGGTGTCGGTGGACGCGGCAGCGAGTTGCTGAAACAAATTGTCGCTGTACCGAATGTTGACCTGGTTGCAATGGCCGACGTCTATCCTCGCCGCTTCACCGAAGCGAGGGCCGTGGTTCCGAATATCCAGACCTACGACGATCATCGCCGCCTGCTCGACCAGAAAGACATCGATGGCGTGATTGTTGCCAGCCCTCTGCATATTCACGCTCGACATTTTCAGGACACGATTGCCGCCGGCAAAGATTTGTATTCGGAAAAAACGATGACCTGGTCGATTCCCGAAGCCGAGGACTGCTTGAAGGCGGCGAAGAATTCGGACCGTGTGGTGCAGATCGGTCTTCAGCACGAGAGTGATGGCTCACTCGCGGACACGAAGAAGTGGATTAAAGACGGCGTTGTCGGCAAGGTAACAATGGTCGAGTCGTGGATGAGCCGCAACAGTCCGCATGGGAAAGGACAGTGGGTGCGACCCATTCCTGCTGACTGTACGGCCGCAAATGTGAAGTGGGATGCCTTCCTCAACGGCCGCCCTTCACAGCCATTCGACGCGAACAAATTTATCAACTGGCGATTGTTCTGGCAGTTCTCCGGCGGAAATGTGACGGAGAACCTGATTCACCAGATTGCATGGATCATGACGGCACTTGATCTACAGATTCCAACTGCTGCCTACATGACGGGCGGTGTCTTCTCAGAGAAGGACGGACGCGAAGTTCCCGACACGATCGCGATCACCTTCGACTTCCCACAAGACATCGTCGTGAACTGGCAGTCCACCTTTAGCAACAGCCGCTACGGACTTGGCGAGCACCTTCTCGGTAGCGATGGAACGATTGAGCACGTTGCCGGCGAACAGAACATGGTCACGGGCAAATCAGAGTCCGCGACGCGCTACTTCCCCGAGAAGGCCAACCGCAAGAATGGCGCAGCGCTTACCGGCAATACACCCGACCAGAACCACATGCAGAACTGGGTCGATTGCATTCGGTCGCGCAAGCAGCCGAATGCCTCCGTGGACATTGGCTATGTTTCTGCGGTCGCCGGCCACATGGCCAACCTCTCCTATCGTCGCAAGGCACGCATCACCTGGGAGGAGGCAAAAGCGATCCAGCCCGAGGTGTAA
- a CDS encoding Gfo/Idh/MocA family oxidoreductase, producing MLHVGFIGGGNITDTHIRAALAIPGLRIAAVVGTNRGRVRALAEKYGIGDYDDLRQFLSHRPLDLVIIGSPSGVHAAEGIAACADGKHILVEKPIDITTERADDLISAARRSGVKLGVIFQDRLKPDILRLRDWIRSGKLGRILLVEASVKWYRPPEYYSNSKWRGTLRLDGGGALMNQGIHTVDLLLYLLGDINRVQAVTKTALHKIESEDTCVATLEFEDGAVGVLQSTTAAFPGYARKVEVTGSEGTVCLEQDRITRIDLKTPLKDGLQTEPADQNASANSPVVSDVRGHQRILEDFVKSIETGTAAVCSGDEGRRSLAVVEAIYRSARLHDAVAC from the coding sequence ATGCTGCATGTAGGATTCATCGGCGGCGGCAACATCACAGACACTCACATTCGCGCAGCTCTGGCCATTCCAGGGCTGCGCATTGCTGCCGTGGTCGGAACAAATCGCGGCCGGGTGAGAGCACTCGCGGAGAAATACGGCATCGGAGACTACGATGATCTGCGGCAATTTCTTTCGCATCGACCTTTGGACCTGGTAATTATCGGCAGCCCTTCCGGAGTTCACGCGGCTGAGGGAATCGCAGCCTGTGCAGACGGGAAGCACATCCTGGTGGAGAAACCAATCGACATTACCACTGAGCGGGCTGACGATCTGATCTCGGCAGCCAGGCGATCTGGAGTCAAGCTCGGCGTCATCTTTCAGGACCGCCTGAAACCTGACATTCTTCGGCTGCGCGATTGGATTCGATCCGGCAAGCTTGGCCGCATCCTTCTGGTTGAGGCTTCCGTGAAGTGGTACCGTCCACCGGAGTATTACAGTAATTCAAAATGGCGCGGCACCTTGCGCCTCGATGGCGGCGGAGCACTGATGAATCAGGGCATCCACACGGTCGATTTGCTTCTGTATCTTCTCGGCGACATCAATCGCGTGCAAGCCGTTACCAAAACCGCGCTTCACAAAATCGAATCTGAGGATACCTGCGTGGCGACGCTTGAGTTCGAGGATGGAGCGGTTGGAGTGTTGCAATCAACTACAGCTGCCTTTCCCGGGTATGCGCGCAAGGTTGAGGTCACCGGTTCTGAAGGAACTGTGTGTCTTGAGCAGGATCGGATTACGAGAATTGATCTGAAAACTCCTCTAAAAGACGGATTGCAGACCGAACCGGCAGATCAAAATGCCAGTGCGAACTCACCAGTCGTGAGCGATGTTCGCGGACATCAGCGCATCCTTGAGGACTTTGTAAAGAGTATCGAAACAGGAACCGCCGCGGTTTGTAGCGGCGACGAAGGACGACGAAGTCTTGCCGTAGTTGAGGCAATCTATCGTTCGGCACGCCTTCATGACGCAGTGGCGTGCTGA